caaatcggAAGAAATACATCTAGATCTCTGTAGAACCTAATCAGTGCCTCAGGTGGTGATCGAACCCACCAGCTCCGgtttaccagactagaacactagcTACTAACCTACCGGATAATTCCTGGTAATATCATCGCCAAGCTAGATTCCTCGCTTGCAAGAGAGCATACCGATCCTTTTGTCGGTATACCGCTTTCAACCTGCAAACGCTCGATACGTGAAAACCTATATGAGCTTGCGCAATGCAAATGGACGAATGAGGCCACCTGTAGACAGGCAAGGATGATGTGGCCCTCTTACAACACATAGAGGTCCCATGCCCTTTTCTATATTCCCAGAGTTAATCTACGAAACTTAACGGCAGTGGGAAGTGGCCACTAGCCTTTCGGACTCCATGCAAGAAGACTGAACTTACCCAATAACAACTTCTGCAGGAGCTGCTAGGATGAAGAGGAAAAAAAGAGTATATCTCATTTCCTTTGTCATTGTTCCGACTTATCTGATCATctgcatctatctatctattcatctatctatctatctatctatttatctatctatcaacaACTTCTGCAGGAGCTGCTAGGATGAAGAGGAAGAAAAGAGTATAACTCATTTCCTTTGTCATTGTTTCGACTTATCTGATCGTctgcatctatctatctatctatctatctatctatctatctatctatctatctatctatctatctatctatctatctatctatctatctatctttctatctatctatctatctatctatctatctatctatctatctatctacttatctatctatatatctgtctgtctgtctgtctatctatctatctatctatctatctatctatctatctatctatctatctatctatctatctatctatctatctatctatctatctatctacctatctatctatctatctatctatctatctatctatctatctatctatctatctatctatctatctatctatctatctatctatctatctatctatctatctatctatctatctatctatctatctttctatctatctatctatctatctatctatctatctatctatctatctatctatctatctatctatctatctatctatctatctatctatctatttatctatttatctatttatctatttatctatttatctatctatctatctatctatctatctatctatctatctatctatctatctatctatctatctatctatctatttactgAATCCTTTTCAGAAGAATAACTATTCGTTTCGTTTCAGTTGGCAAAAACGTTGGTCACATCATTCTACTCGTCTTCAAAAGTATGACAAATACGCTGTAATCAAATGCTTTGACGACGAGCTATTGATTACAACAAGTATGTATATTGAAAGGGCCAAAAAGACATCCTGAAGTAAAGACACACCAGAGAACTTTTTATCTTTTGCAAGCTTGCTAAGAAAGGTGTACAAAAATCTCTACTAAACTTTACACGTATGACAAATACTACTTAATTAGTCACCAAAACTGATGACCTATTTAAaaacgttcccacgacaattggatcgtGGATCCGGATCGACTTGACTCAAACTTTGGTTTTAAAATACATCAGTACCTTTTATTCTAAACAAGTTGGGTAATGATGCTGCAAATGGTACCATAATGAGGGTCTCCATGAAAATCGTTTCAAGGCTTTAATATGGAATAAGCgatttaattatgaaaatatccattaaaattattattctttggttataaagtttataatataaactttgaaaatattcaaaaattccaaaatatttcaatttgttttctaaatacTTACCTGATGATGTTAACAGTTCAagctttattacttttattacattaaattaCATGTATTACACaacaatatttcttaaatgttgcaaatttgcaaacatttaaaacaaaataagaaaagcttattttgtatttaaacatgtatttcaaattttgcaaaatgttaaaaaatattgaggtGAATTAAAACTacagtttttataattatttttgtatatttatatatattttgcattattttgaCTAGTAGTtacatttatttgatttttataattttttggcaTTTACAATTACACATTAAGAGAgttataaacatataataaGGAAAACGGAgcaaaataacagcaacaaatatTGAACAACGAACTAGTATGTTTTCTATAGCGAAAGTGTAGATATTTTCAActgaaaactgtttttattgtcctttataaatgttttaactaATGTATGTTGAAAGCCATTAAGCAAACAGAAAATGGAAATTATGTATGAAatgtattataacaaaattgttatgattttaatgtAATACTGTCTATTTTGTctgtaaatagtttaaaatttaataccaaTGATTAACTAATGTTAActtgttataattaaaataaaaacaaacaaaattatgttgggatctatgttttttttttgtaaatttttataattattcttttataaaaattttataattttcataatttttgattGTATACTTTATGTTGAATGTGTTAGCAATAAGCAAAAAATTGTTTCCGATAAACTAGGATTGATGTGGAACAttagattaatatttttattgttatgaattttaaatatcaagttatttgtttgattgatttgctaaatatacataaatcactaaaaatattaaaaaaattcttgttgtaaaaacatcactttttttaaattctcttttaaaattttatgggcAAATCatctttttttatgaatttttgcatttatctaacaattttctaattctTTAAGTTCTTGTTCAATATTGGCACGTGCTATTTTGGcatatttattactaaattcTGGAGTTTGATAGATATCCAAGGCCAATAATGTGGTGAGTGTctgtaataaaatatgtaaaattttcttgtttatcaAGGATTTAATGGACAGCATTAATGAAAACTCACTTTACGCCTTAACATATCGAAATTAGTTTTACCCGCTGTAGACCACTCTTGACGTGACAATTGTGCATAGTTTTTGTAAACATCTGGCGTTGAGCTAAAAGTTGATAAATATTCCTTAAGTCAATGTTAAGGAAATGACATTTTGGAAATTTGCtttaaatctatctatctatctatctatctatctatctatctatctatctatctatctatctatctatctatctatctatctatctatctatctatctatctatctatctatctttccatctatctatctatctatctatctatctatctatctatctatctttccatCTTTCCATctttccatctatctatctatctatctatctatctatctatctatctacctatctatctatctatctatctatctatctatctatctatctatctatctatctatctatctatctatctttctatctatctatctatctatctatctatctatctatctatctatctatctatctatctatctatctatctatctatctttctatctatctatctgtctgtctgtctatctgtctatctatctatctgtctgtctatctgtctgtctgtctacctatctgtctatctatctgtctgtctgtctgtctgtctgtctgtctgtctgtctgtctgtctgtctgtctgtctgtctgtctgtctgtctatctatctatctatctaactaactaactaactaactaactaactaactaactaactaactatctatctatctatctatctatctatctatctatctatctatctatctatctatctatatgtcTATTTATCTTCTGTAATATCACTATGGTGAATCACAAATGGTTACCAACATTTCTATAAACAACATTCATACAAAAGGGACCAAAGAAGCCACTTACATTACagcaacaatatacatataaataaaatataaaactgcaTACGTAAGCatataaaaactcaaaaaaaaaaaaaaaaacaccataaCATTGCACAACTTACGCCAATATTAATAAATCCAAATCCTGTAAAAATGCCATATCATAATCAATGTCACCATTAATTGCTTCTGTACTCTTTTCGCCCAATAAACGGCAGACCAACTGTTTCATATTTTcctaaattattatatatataaaatgaaaaaaataattaaattattttaatcaatacatttttttgaataCTTACATCTTCAATTAAACCATCTTGACAGAATTCtcgaaatattttacaattatctTGTACACAACTTCTTTCTAAATCAAATTCATAATATTGGAAAAAGGCAGCTAAGACAATATGTGGTTTGGCTGTTTCCAATTCAGTGCGTTTGGGTGCCAACATACAAGACCAATTGTGATAGACACGTTTGGTGACATCCTCATTGAGTTTACTGCGTATACGTTCATACCAGGAACGTATTGTATCTTCGGGTATGTCATAATGATTACAGGCCTTGGACCAAATGTCATATAAATCACAATTTGCCATAATTATGtacttttgatttttctatttttgggggttttctttttaagttttttttttttcttttttaaacttgGAGGTAGCAGTAAGTAGGAAACTTGATTTTAtctaagatttattttaattgtaaactataaaaactatttttagttgtaaaattttaaattttcttctatttGTTACCAACAAACTGTATGAgtcaaaaaattttccttaattgtTAGTgttccttttttgtttgttagaaAAAAGGGGTGGTGTTGGTGGTGTGATATGGAATGTTTGCAGCAGCTGCTTTTGGGGGTGCAAAAAATTAAGCTTAAAAGCTATTGGACAGTTGCTGAAGTTGCCACATTAAAAAAACTTCCGAATTTAcacattatttacaattttatacacaagttattttttaacggtaaaaaaatattaaaatggtaAACATAACACTGTATGATTGTTACGTTACTTATACGAATTTCATGCACAAACTCAAATTAACACCGCAGATTAGGATAAATAGTCTTAAATTTCATATATCGTTTAGAAtgaagttttattattaaatttcaaatgagAATTCACTATACAAACTTTaacactagactacagacaagactatagactagactatagactagactatagactagactataaactagactatagactagactatagaatagacaatagactatactatagactagactatagactagactatagactagactatagacgagactatagactagactatagactagactatagactagactatagacgagactatagactagactatagactagactatagactagactatagactagactatagactagactatagactagactatagactagactatagactagactatagactaaactatagactagactaaagactagactatagactagactatagactagactagattatggacaagactatactaGATTATTGACCATAGACTATTTACACGTTTCCATAGACTATTTACTAAATATAATACtactgactatagattagactaaaaattattaataaagttaCAGTGTACTAGTTgatgtattttttcaaaaagtatagaGAATTCTCAAAGTCAAAacgtatatttattattatatatttatcaatATGGCAATGCCGCTTAAACTCACCTCGTGTTATTGTGAATGTTGTcggttgaaattttttaaacttaacagCTGTTTTGTTATGCTGTTTTGTCATGATTACTTTTCAAAAGTATTCGTTGCTTTTTACctattgcaatttttatatgtattactTTAAGTTATTGACTGGAACAATACACGTATTTTAAtagtaatattataaaaataaaaaaatattgaatatatattcTCCTTATTGACCACAAATATGTCAAAATTCAACTCTGTTTATATATTAGATTTAGCAACGATTACCCGTTATGTTAATAAACTACCGAATACCCATtcgatttattgttttataaaaaaaacgtatCTAGTGTTGTTATTGCTTTGAGATATTTtgcatttgaaatataaataaaattagtaaagcaacgtttttatttttgtttgtttaattgctAATGTccagaaacaataaaaatcgtTCCGCTAAAAAGCAGAAACGTAAAGAAAGACGTACAAATAAAAGGACATTAAGAAAAATGGAACGTGCGGTGAGTTCTTCCAACAATGCCTCCAATGCAGGTGGCAGTAACGTGGTTGCTGGTGATTCCCAACAGTCTGGATCAAATAATGTAAGTAGTTTTTATAAGACTGGTTTAAAAGGATTAACCACATTTCGTTGATCTATTAAcgagttaaaaagttttttttttggtctcttaatcataaaaatactttaaatttgaGATTTTTACCGCGCAATGCACAAATTCTTTGGGAAAGggaatttgtgttttttttaacgaaaatgtAGTTCTTAAGGATTAtaagttataaataatatattttagagATCTTAAGTTTATGGGCTATTGTATAAAGCCTTATAGCTTATAAACAGGGCAGGAGTTGTATATGGACAGTCGTGTCCTATAGGTATATGTACAGAAAAGTGTATTAATAAAGTGACTTCTATGGTAAATGAATAAGTCTGCGGGGTTAATCTATGATACAGTGCATAATGTAGACTCTTAATCTAAGGCTGTCTTTTGTCCAGCGTTTGGTCAAGGCTAATAACCATtctacttatttaaaatttgcgtATTTTATTCTTTCGCTTATAAAAAGATGTTATTGATTAGGACAAGGAGCTATAACTAATTCATTGTTAACTTTTATTGTCTATAAATATCGATTAGAAAAAAAGTAGGCACCTATTTCGGTCGCAAGTAATTTGCAAacgcaatttttttattatatttgtttagggCCTCATGTCTGACATAAAAAGAAAACGTTTAGCTAGAAAGCAGAGACTTAAAAATCGACGAGAATTTCACGCATCTATAAAGGAAATGATTCGTGCTGCCAAGCGTACGAAGCGTTCGAACCGATCAAACGTCTCCAGTCCAGTTGAAAGTAATGTGATTGCTGCTGATTCTCAACAGTCTGAGGTGAATAATGTAAGTTAATAAACATATGTGTTATATGCTTGTTTAATATGCCCAGTTTTGGGTCTATAGtaactattattttataaataatttataaatgtaatctgcactatagtccagtctatagtcaagtacgTTGACGAGTTTAATGTCAATACAATAAACtatacttgtctatagtcttgtataaaCTATTCTGgtcaagtcaagtctatagtctagtctatagtctagtctatagtctagtctatagtctagtctatagtctagtctatagtctagtctatagtctagtctatagtctagtctatagtctagtctatagtctagtctatagtctagtctatagtctagtctatagtctagtctatagtctagtctatagtctagtctatagtctagtctatagtctagtctatagtctagtctatagtctagtctatagtcaaaatctaaagtctaaactatagtctaatttcTATTCTCGCCCATTGTCTAATTTgtagttcagtctagtctatagcttctCTGTAGTCCATAGGTTTGTTTTTATGATCTGTTCATCATCTGGCAAcactttaatttataacaattctGTATTAGACCTTTTGCTAAAAGTATTAAAGAGGATAATGAACTGGCAAATgagatttaattattttaaatgtattttgacAGATAAACGTAAGggtagatattttttatatacgtTATTTGACATTTAGTTATTGAAATATAAAGTCAGCTGTTTAGCCCTTAGCACCTTAAATATATTCGTCTGtgattttggcaaaaaaatttatcgcaaaaaaaaaacaagaaaaacacaaaagcagagcaattgttctttttttaattttttacaagaaattgacgcacaaacataaacaaatcgcagtaaaattaaaaaaataaataatactataatataacaaaaaatatagatttgaTTATCATTGAAATACTACGATAAAAAGGGCAACAAGTGGAttggtataaaatttgtttaatatttttataaattgtgaaATAAATACAAGCAAGTTACTTAAACGGGTAGGAACAAGTGTGTAATTATTTTTACGTTCTTTTAGTTTGttacaatttattatattattataatattattcaagTTTATAGTGGGTTTTTCAGACGACATTGACGATATTGACGACGCCATGGATCTGTGgggtatttttatgtttttctttttggccTTCATCATAATGAGCTGCTGTGGCTACTGCTGTTCCCGCAAGCAACGTGGAGCCGTCTTATCTGGTAAGTGGTTAAGTTGATAAAATAAATACCTATATACATACTAAagattaaaaggaaaaaaaaaacgaaaaactttagTGGTTGTGTTGGTGTTTTCAGAAGATTAGGAAttcaaataacaataattatggTTGTACACATACTAcgtactatgtatgtatatttatccGATGGCGGTATTAACATTAGCTTAGTAATTAacacatttttgttattaatgtttAGTCAGCAGTGCCAATAGATTTTTAGGATCTTGCACAACGTTAaatcagattttttttcttatttatgtttgttttttttttgtgagtcATTTTATAATGAATCTAAGAATTTTCTTTGTAAGAATGtgattagaattttaaattgtcCAACaatcattatttatatatttcttttttgcaaaatcagcaaaattattaaattgctGTTAAATACCAAAAgtgttatatttcaataagtaaattttttttttgttggaactgttttataataaaatctacTCCGCTcattttgtaaaacacttcaCCATTCGttcaaaatatattcattcaaatttttcaaaatacaaaaacaaattacatacagtattgttcgaaacctaagcaactttttttgacattgtatacaaagtgctatattttctattttaattgtttaattcaaaattataaaattgataGTAATAATACtatgtgtctacattataataacaacaacaaaagtttatttcCATTTCACAAGAatataataactgaattaactccataaatagctgttcgtaacttaagcaactttttcatctttttatgaaaatctttggtccttttgagttccaaacTCCTTTATGGAATAgaagttgcttaagtttcgaacaatactgtatataaaaatttaagagaaGCGAGGGGAAGGAATTGACAAAATAACCCCCTATATTTTACTTCACTTAGCTTTCATAAAGACACCTAACGTATAAcacattttaatgtaaaataagaTTTATGTTACCTTATATTACTCCTTTACTCCATAAACCAATTGAATATAAAGCTTTTTCATCGGCAGTGTTCTGTTTACAGTTATACTTAATCATGTTCTTAGAGATAATTTTTCGTAAGAATAAAAGCTACAGAATCAATAAACCAGACTTTGTTTAtaccttcaccttcgtaagaagtTTATAACTAACTTTgtcatttctataatataatatttcgcCCCTACGAAGTACATATATTCTGTATCCTTAtatatagcggagtcgattaagccatgtccgtctgtctgtttgttgaaatcagtttttagatgaTCCCAGATATCAGCGTAATCCGAACCTTCAATATTTCTGTTAGACGAGCTTTCGGAAAaatcgttatttaaaatcagcaaaatcgctCCATAAATAAAgaagatatgaacaaaaatccaagacaacctctgaaaatttcatcaaaaatttagattttttattcatgctcaaacataAATTGCAAAacacaacaagtaagagttctataatCGGCTCTGCTAAATttaatatacccttcaccaagatgtgttaaaaaaaactgtcatgtttcatgtttctaggttcaatattatagaaatttcaacaagtaccttttgtagaacgaaaatgtattaaaaagtccccttttttgTGTTCTCGCCTAATATGGACTccacaaacttaatttcatgtttctatgttcaatattatagacaattcaaaaagtaccttttgtagaacgaaaaagtacggATATGGAttctacaaacttaatttcatgtttctatgttcaatattatagacaattcaaaaagtactttttgtagaaggaaaaagtaccaaaaagtttttctagtttcttacctagtcaaggcccgacatgctaaatttcatatttctaggttcaatattatagaaaattcaaaaagcaccTTTTGTAGtgccaaaaagtctccttttatgtgttctgatctaatccgggctctgcatacttaatttcatgtttctaggtttaattttataaaaaattcaaaagtaccttttatagaacgaaaaagtaccaaaaagaaaatttttataggtttttaccTAGTCAATGCCCTTTTggagaaagaaaaagtaccaaaaagtcccttttttagGTTCTTACCTAGCCAAGGtcctacatactaaatttcatgtttttatgttcaatattatagagcATGAtataaaaatctcaatttttgatataCATGCGACAATTAGTCGCGAAACTCTAGTCCAACctattaggtataggatatatcagtgcttaaaccaacattttctcaccgcgattttgggtataaaaccacagccactacgtgaatcccgaaggaacctcaaccaactgaccagccaagacAAGTCCTATGgtcaactggccacccgtagtggcctcttttcaatctatgcaagacctcttttcaatctatgtaaGGACTAAGCCAGTCAGTAGACTGtaaacaccaatttatagtcccagcCGACTAGAGGTGTTGGTAACACCTctgttccccgggattgcaataagaTTGGtgtttcaccaaggtaacacgCCTCCGGGGGGAACCCATTCTGACAAAATAATGAACGCCGTAAGACGTTCCAAATCAATATTCAACAATAATGATGAGATGATATATATTCTCTTCTTCATTCTCAATTTGACAACTCCTACAGAAATCAATGAACGAAGACCAATGTGTCTAGCATGGTTTTTACAGTGGCCTGTAATAATCGATATAAGCTTACCTAGTTGTAGTCTATGGACAGCAAGTAGATAGTTAAACCTGAATGGATGCATATGAGGTCATAGCGTACTAACTATCGAACCATGGAGTAAAACctttcaatatttctttattgCAAGAAGTAGAACTTTGCAGAACTGAGCTATCTCCAGTCCGCTTAGCTGGAAATAGCTCAAAGTGTCACCAATATTATTGTCATATAAACTCTCGTGTACCCTGTCCCAAATTAGAGAGATATTCGATTGTCTCGCTAATAGAACCAACTCTAGATGTGAAAAACTTAGcaataagaattttaatagCAGCCACTTTTCGACATCTTGGATCTATCTGTGTACACACAGAAGCAATTAGGTTTTGAAAGGATTGATTCTTAAGACTCCGTAGAGATATTGCGATAGCTACTTTTGCTTTTTCATCAGACTTGATATATGAAAGGGTAATCTGATATGGATGGCCCTTTTCAActtcttttgttttacaaacgCAGATATAAGAATTGCACTAATTAATTCATTAGGCagatgccacgcccactatttatgatatttccactttttttatattttaacacttgaagtaataaaaatatttcgtttgATTGTCTTTAAATGCAGTTGAAATATAACTTGTTTTAtgtatgaaatacaaataataaactaataGTAGTAgtacaatttttacttaatatttcaatatcttatcgatataaaaaagggatttgttaattaaaattggCATTTCGtagttcaaaaaacaaaaaagtacatattttgcattaaaaacatttatagatAATAATGATCATTCAAATTTCACAACGTTGTAGTGTAAAAGGgactaaatgaaaaattattatttactataaataataaattctatattctTATAGTCAGTTAAGACCTAAATGTACTAAAGCTATAGATCTCTCTTTAGTTAAGAATATACATCAGTCTTTAGGCAACACAGtttttagacaagactatagaatagtctaataGACCAATctattgtctaaactatagactggtctatagtcaatactgtagactgatatatagtcaagatttaagactgatctatagtcaaaactatattctgatctatagtcaacactatagactgatctatagtcaagactatagactgatctatagtcaagactatagactgatctatagtcaaggctataaactgatctatagtcaagactatagactaatctacagtcaagactatagactaatctatagtcaagactatagactaatctatagtcaagactatagactaatctatagtcaagactatagactaatctatagtcaagactatagactaatctatagtcaagactatagactaatctatagtcaagactatagactaatctatagtcaagactatagactaatctatagtcaagactatagactaatctatagtcaagactatagactaatctatagtcaagactatagactaatctatagtcaagactatagactgatttatagtcaagactatagactgatctatagtattgactatcgactgatctatagtcaatactatagactgatctatagtcaagactatagactgatctatagtcaagactatagactgatctatagtcaagactatagactgatctatagtcaagactatagactgatctatagtcaagactatagactgatctatagtcaagactatagactgatctatagtcaagactatagactgatctatagtcaagactatagactgatatatagtcaagactatagattgatctacagtcaagactatagactgatctacagttaagactatagattgatctatagttaaaactatagactgatgtatagtcaagactatagacggatctatagttaagactatagattgatctatagtcaagactatagactgatctatagtcaagactatagactaatctacagtcaagactataaactgatctatagtcaatactatagactaatctattgtaaAGGGTAT
The window above is part of the Lucilia cuprina isolate Lc7/37 chromosome 6, ASM2204524v1, whole genome shotgun sequence genome. Proteins encoded here:
- the LOC124420871 gene encoding uncharacterized protein LOC124420871 produces the protein MSRNNKNRSAKKQKRKERRTNKRTLRKMERAVSSSNNASNAGGSNVVAGDSQQSGSNNGLMSDIKRKRLARKQRLKNRREFHASIKEMIRAAKRTKRSNRSNVSSPVESNVIAADSQQSEVNNVS
- the LOC111685416 gene encoding uncharacterized protein LOC111685416, which codes for MANCDLYDIWSKACNHYDIPEDTIRSWYERIRSKLNEDVTKRVYHNWSCMLAPKRTELETAKPHIVLAAFFQYYEFDLERSCVQDNCKIFREFCQDGLIEDENMKQLVCRLLGEKSTEAINGDIDYDMAFLQDLDLLILASTPDVYKNYAQLSRQEWSTAGKTNFDMLRRKTLTTLLALDIYQTPEFSNKYAKIARANIEQELKELENC